In Halobaculum sp. XH14, a single genomic region encodes these proteins:
- a CDS encoding cation:proton antiporter, protein MAEYEILLVLVGLAIFGAVVLPRVLSDVPMSFPIIYVAAGAILFSLPLGVETPDPVRHGDLAERLTELVVIIALMGAGLKLDRPFDWRAWSNTWRLLAITMPVTIVATAVLGWGLLGALLPTAILLGAVVAPTDPVLASDVQASPPTEAIDEQTDPEEQEGEIRFALTSEAGLNDGLAFPFTHLAIAAAAAAGASSLGWVGEWFLVHVLYEIAVGVVVGYLVGQLIARVIFSRAVTTELGKVMEGAEVLAATFITYGLTELLHGYGFIAVFVAALELRHYEWEHEYHVAIHDYAVMVERIVMAAVLVLFGGTIAGGLFDPLTMLDVTVGLLLVFVIRPTAGLLGLFGTSMPWRERLVVSSFGIRGVGSFYYLAFALNEATFAERELLVAADKLWALVGFVALASIVVHGISANTVMSAFE, encoded by the coding sequence ATGGCTGAATACGAGATACTACTGGTACTCGTTGGTCTCGCCATCTTCGGGGCGGTCGTCCTGCCGCGAGTCCTCTCGGACGTGCCGATGTCGTTTCCGATAATATACGTGGCCGCAGGGGCGATCCTCTTTTCGCTCCCCCTAGGAGTCGAGACGCCGGACCCCGTCAGACACGGCGATCTCGCCGAGCGACTCACCGAGCTCGTCGTGATAATCGCACTGATGGGTGCGGGACTGAAACTCGATCGGCCGTTCGATTGGCGGGCGTGGTCGAACACCTGGCGACTGCTCGCCATCACGATGCCGGTGACCATCGTCGCCACCGCCGTCCTCGGCTGGGGCCTGCTGGGCGCCCTGCTCCCGACCGCCATCTTGCTCGGTGCCGTCGTCGCACCCACTGATCCGGTACTGGCTTCGGACGTACAGGCGTCGCCCCCGACCGAGGCGATAGACGAACAGACCGATCCCGAGGAGCAGGAGGGCGAGATTCGGTTTGCGCTCACGTCCGAGGCGGGCCTCAACGACGGACTCGCGTTTCCCTTCACGCACCTCGCCATCGCGGCGGCTGCGGCTGCCGGGGCATCGTCACTGGGCTGGGTGGGCGAGTGGTTCCTCGTTCACGTTCTCTACGAGATAGCGGTCGGCGTCGTGGTTGGGTACCTCGTCGGGCAACTCATCGCCCGAGTCATCTTCAGTAGGGCCGTCACGACCGAGTTGGGAAAAGTCATGGAAGGCGCGGAGGTGTTGGCGGCCACGTTCATCACGTACGGCCTGACCGAACTCCTCCACGGCTACGGCTTCATCGCGGTCTTCGTCGCTGCACTCGAACTCCGTCACTACGAGTGGGAACACGAGTACCACGTCGCCATCCACGACTACGCCGTGATGGTCGAACGGATCGTGATGGCAGCGGTCCTCGTACTGTTCGGCGGAACCATCGCCGGCGGACTGTTCGACCCACTGACGATGCTCGACGTGACGGTCGGTCTCCTGCTCGTCTTCGTGATCCGCCCGACGGCCGGGTTGCTCGGTCTGTTCGGCACGTCGATGCCCTGGCGGGAGCGACTCGTCGTCTCGTCGTTCGGCATTCGCGGCGTCGGTTCGTTCTACTACCTCGCGTTCGCGCTCAACGAGGCGACGTTCGCGGAGCGGGAACTGCTCGTCGCCGCCGACAAACTCTGGGCGCTGGTCGGGTTCGTCGCCCTCGCGTCCATCGTCGTTCACGGGATCTCGGCCAACACCGTGATGAGTGCGTTCGAGTGA
- a CDS encoding hemolysin family protein yields MNTAEILVRLAAGLGLILANGFFVAIEFALTRVRQYSESEFDAPGLRRAWAMTDDLEIYLTTCQVGITASSIAVGIVAEPALAALFEPYFANTWLASVGAGALLAFLIINLLHLTHGEQTPTYLGVERTKLVCRYGATPLYYFAKLLYPVMWVGDHVAKWTLALFGVEMTGAWLETEEEIVENRAQLRNRLDSLLDRGDLSEERHEEVVNALTAGERPVVDLMVDEEDVVFLSTADSTAENLDRMRSAGYTRYPLVGEESGDFRGIVYVPAVLSAVDELRLGETTLEELAAPPMTISPETSVSDAVDRFQAEGQELALVLSEGEVVGLLTATDAFEAVMGQMEDPLDDEAAPDGRATGV; encoded by the coding sequence ATGAACACCGCCGAGATACTCGTCCGCCTCGCCGCGGGGCTGGGCCTTATCCTGGCGAACGGCTTCTTCGTCGCCATCGAGTTCGCCCTGACGCGGGTCCGACAGTACAGCGAGTCGGAGTTCGACGCGCCGGGGCTCCGCCGGGCCTGGGCGATGACCGACGACCTGGAGATCTATCTCACCACCTGCCAGGTCGGCATCACCGCCTCCTCCATCGCGGTCGGCATCGTCGCGGAACCGGCGCTCGCGGCGCTGTTCGAGCCGTACTTCGCGAACACGTGGCTGGCGTCGGTCGGCGCCGGCGCGCTGCTCGCGTTCCTCATCATCAACCTCCTCCACCTCACGCACGGCGAGCAGACGCCGACGTACCTCGGCGTCGAGCGCACGAAGCTCGTCTGTCGCTACGGGGCGACGCCGCTGTACTACTTCGCGAAGCTCCTCTACCCCGTGATGTGGGTCGGCGACCACGTCGCCAAGTGGACGCTCGCGCTGTTCGGCGTCGAGATGACCGGCGCGTGGCTGGAGACCGAAGAGGAGATCGTCGAGAACCGCGCGCAGCTCCGCAATCGCCTCGACTCGCTGCTCGACCGCGGCGACCTCTCCGAGGAGCGCCACGAGGAGGTCGTCAACGCGCTCACCGCCGGCGAGCGCCCGGTCGTCGACCTGATGGTCGACGAGGAGGACGTCGTGTTCCTCTCGACGGCCGACTCGACCGCGGAGAACCTCGACCGGATGCGTTCCGCGGGCTACACGCGCTACCCACTCGTCGGCGAGGAGTCGGGCGATTTCCGCGGCATCGTGTACGTCCCCGCCGTCCTGAGCGCGGTGGACGAGCTCCGGTTGGGCGAGACGACCCTCGAGGAACTGGCCGCGCCGCCGATGACCATCAGTCCCGAGACGAGCGTCAGCGACGCGGTCGACCGGTTCCAGGCCGAAGGGCAGGAGCTCGCGCTCGTGCTCTCGGAGGGCGAGGTCGTCGGCCTCCTGACGGCGACGGACGCGTTCGAGGCCGTGATGGGCCAGATGGAGGACCCCCTGGACGACGAGGCGGCGCCGGACGGCCGGGCGACCGGCGTCTGA
- a CDS encoding adenosylhomocysteinase, whose protein sequence is MSETPYAPVTEHLENPQEAAEEGRKKMDWAIQHMPILSELREEYVESRPFAGQVIGMAMHVEAKTATLVELLADGGAEVAITGCNPLSTHDDVSAALDTHENITSYAVRGVDDEGYYAAIESVLSHGPTVTVDDGMDMVAAVHEDHPDLIDSIVGGCEETTTGVHRLRAMDEDDALEYPIFAVNDTPMKRLFDNVHGTGESSLATIAMTTNLSWAGKTVVVAGYGYCGKGVAKKAAGQNADVVVTEVEPRRALEAHMEGYDVKPMAEAAKEADVILTTTGNRDVVTREHFEVMEDGVLLANAGHFDVEVNLEELADLAVDRYEAREGVEAYETSDGRRLNVLAEGRLVNLAAPIALGHPVEVMDQSFGVQAVCVRELVENGDEYEAGVHEVPDELDREVAEIKLDAEGVAHDELTDEQREYMGSWQHGT, encoded by the coding sequence ATGAGCGAGACGCCGTACGCCCCCGTCACCGAACATCTCGAGAACCCGCAGGAAGCCGCCGAGGAAGGCCGAAAGAAGATGGACTGGGCGATACAGCACATGCCCATCCTCTCGGAACTCCGGGAGGAGTACGTCGAGTCCCGGCCGTTCGCCGGGCAGGTCATCGGCATGGCGATGCACGTCGAGGCCAAGACCGCGACGCTCGTCGAGCTGCTTGCCGACGGCGGCGCGGAGGTCGCCATCACCGGCTGCAACCCGCTCTCGACCCACGACGACGTGAGCGCGGCGCTCGACACCCACGAGAACATCACCTCCTACGCGGTGCGGGGCGTCGACGACGAGGGCTACTACGCCGCCATCGAGTCGGTGCTCTCCCACGGGCCGACCGTCACCGTCGACGACGGGATGGACATGGTCGCGGCCGTCCACGAGGACCACCCCGACCTCATCGACTCCATCGTCGGCGGCTGTGAGGAGACGACGACCGGCGTCCACCGCCTGCGGGCGATGGACGAGGACGACGCGCTCGAGTACCCCATCTTCGCCGTGAACGACACGCCGATGAAGCGCCTGTTCGACAACGTCCACGGCACCGGCGAGTCCTCGCTCGCCACGATCGCGATGACGACGAACCTCTCGTGGGCCGGCAAGACCGTCGTCGTCGCCGGCTACGGCTACTGCGGCAAGGGCGTCGCCAAGAAGGCGGCCGGCCAGAACGCCGACGTCGTCGTCACCGAGGTCGAACCGCGCCGGGCGCTCGAAGCCCACATGGAGGGCTACGACGTGAAGCCGATGGCCGAGGCAGCGAAGGAGGCGGACGTGATCCTCACGACCACCGGCAACCGCGACGTCGTCACGCGTGAGCACTTCGAGGTCATGGAGGACGGCGTCCTGCTGGCCAACGCCGGCCACTTCGACGTCGAGGTGAACCTCGAGGAACTCGCCGACCTGGCGGTCGACCGCTACGAGGCCCGCGAGGGCGTCGAGGCGTACGAGACGTCCGACGGCCGCCGGCTGAACGTGCTCGCGGAGGGACGGCTCGTCAACCTCGCGGCGCCCATCGCGCTCGGTCACCCGGTCGAGGTGATGGACCAGAGCTTCGGCGTGCAGGCGGTCTGCGTCCGCGAACTCGTCGAGAACGGCGACGAGTACGAGGCGGGCGTCCACGAGGTGCCCGACGAACTGGACCGGGAGGTCGCGGAGATCAAACTCGACGCCGAGGGCGTCGCCCACGACGAACTCACCGACGAGCAGCGCGAGTACATGGGCTCCTGGCAGCACGGGACGTGA